The proteins below come from a single Aegilops tauschii subsp. strangulata cultivar AL8/78 chromosome 6, Aet v6.0, whole genome shotgun sequence genomic window:
- the LOC109731626 gene encoding uncharacterized protein — MGSRYEVEVTVGSARDLKNVNWRNGDLQPYAVLWVDDGPKCSSRVDLDNGESPVWDEKLTVPLPPSTARLEDAVLRIDVVHANAGGGTKPLVGSARLPLRDVLDDAGLGGRASRTLRLKRPSGRPQGRLDVRVAVREAAARYYDPAYPPPYGQSQPQSRDPYAAPAPYGSGGYGYGQQQPYAAPPSGYPAAYGAAAPPQPAGYPAAYGGGAQPAYGAAPAPAYGSVSDPAAKKKGMGMGAGLAVGAAAGVLGGLALAEGASYLEDKIEDDVAEKVEDDLAGGGYDDDDY; from the coding sequence ATGGGTTCGAGGTACGAGGTGGAGGTGACGGTGGGCTCGGCGCGGGACCTCAAGAACGTCAACTGGCGCAACGGCGACCTGCAGCCCTACGCCGTGCTCTGGGTCGACGACGGCCCCAAGTGCTCCTCCCGCGTCGACCTGGACAACGGCGAGAGCCCGGTCTGGGACGAGAAGCTCACCGTCCCGCTCCCGCCGTCCACCGCCCGCCTCGAGGACGCCGTCCTCCGCATCGACGTCGTCCACGCCAACGCCGGCGGGGGCACCAAGCCGCTCGTGGGGTCCGCGCGCCTCCCTCTGCGCGACGTCCTCGACGACGCCGGCCTCGGCGGCCGCGCGTCCCGCACGCTCCGCCTCAAGCGCCCCTCCGGCCGGCCCCAGGGCCGCCTCGACGTCCGCGTCGCCGTCCGCGAGGCCGCCGCCCGCTACTACGACCCCGCCTACCCGCCGCCCTACGGCCAGAGCCAGCCCCAGTCCCGCGACCCCTACGCGGCCCCGGCGCCGTACGGCTCGGGCGGGTACGGGTATGGCCAGCAGCAGCCGTACGCCGCGCCGCCGTCCGGCTACCCGGCCGCCTAcggcgccgccgcgccaccgCAGCCCGCCGGGTACCCTGCCGCCTACGGAGGCGGCGCGCAGCCGGCGTACGGCGCCGCTCCTGCCCCCGCGTACGGGTCGGTGAGTGACCCtgctgcgaagaagaaggggaTGGGGATGGGGGCGGGGCTGGCggtgggcgcggcggcgggggtgCTGGGCGGGCTGGCGCTGGCGGAAGGGGCGAGCTACCTGGAGGACAAGATCGAGGACGACGTGGCGGAGAAGGTGGAGGACGACCTGGCCGGCGGCGGCTACGACGACGACGACTACTAG